In Brachypodium distachyon strain Bd21 chromosome 2, Brachypodium_distachyon_v3.0, whole genome shotgun sequence, one genomic interval encodes:
- the LOC100846387 gene encoding peroxidase P7, which translates to MTSRASVTAGARVVAVVLAAAVVAVGGQLMPGFYDATCPGLPSLVRRGMAQAVQKEARMGASVLRLFFHDCFVNGCDASILLDDTANSPGEKNAGPNANSVRGYEVIDDIKAHVEASCKATVSCADILALAARDAVNLLGGPSWTVQLGRRDGRDANQYAANQNLPPPDATLPDLLARFRSKGLDARDLTALSGAHTVGWARCATFRAHVYNSSGAAIDAAFAAGLRARACPPAGGGGDGNLAPLEQRAPAAFDNGYFKDLVARRVLLRSDQELYGGGGGATDALVRAYAADGAAFAADFAAAMVKMGSLALTGNSGEVRLNCRRVN; encoded by the exons ATGACTAGCAGAGCGTCAGTGACGGCGGGAGCGCGCGTCGTCGCAGTTGTTCTGGCCGCGGCCGTCGTGGCGGTCGGCGGGCAGCTAATGCCGGGGTTCTACGACGCGACGTGCCCGGGGCTGCCGTCCTTGGTGCGCCGCGGCATGGCGCAGGCGGTGCAGAAGGAGGCGCGCATGGGCGCCTCCGTCCtccgcctcttcttccacgactgcttcgtCAAT GGGTGCGACGCGTCCATCTTGCTGGACGACACGGCCAACTCCCCTGGCGAGAAGAACGCCGGGCCGAACGCCAACTCGGTGCGCGGCTACGAGGTCATCGACGACATCAAGGCGCACGTCGAGGCCTCCTGTAAAGCCACcgtctcctgcgccgacatCCTCGCCCTCGCTGCCCGCGACGCCGTCAACCTG CTCGGGGGCCCGAGCTGGACGGTGCAGCTGGGCCGGCGGGACGGCCGCGACGCGAACCAATACGCGGCGAACCAGAACCTGCCACCGCCAGACGCGACGCTCCCGGACCTCCTGGCCCGCTTCCGGTCCAAGGGCCTGGACGCCCGCGACCTCACCGCGCTCTCGGGGGCCCACACCGTCGGCTGGGCCCGCTGCGCCACCTTCCGGGCCCACGTCTACAacagcagcggcgccgccatcgacgCCGCATTCGCCGCGGGGCTGCGGGCCAGGGCGTGCCCGCCggcggggggcggcggcgacggcaacCTGGCCCCGCTCGAGCAGCGCGCGCCCGCGGCCTTCGACAACGGCTACTTCAAGGACCTCGTCGCCCGCCGCGTGCTGCTGCGGTCCGACCAGGAGCtctacggtggcggcggcggcgcaacgGACGCGCTCGTGCGGGCCTATGCTGCCGATGGGGCCGCGTTTGCGGCAGACTTCGCCGCGGCTATGGTGAAGATGGGCAGCCTCGCGCTCACCGGGAACAGCGGCGAGGTCCGGCTCAACTGCCGCAGAGTGAACTGA